One Gammaproteobacteria bacterium DNA segment encodes these proteins:
- a CDS encoding thiol:disulfide interchange protein DsbA/DsbL, which translates to MIRSALSLLILLWSVNGAVAQESAPPDGDPLFDIAGQYAAVEPPQPTADPARVEVVELFWYGCPHCYTFEPHLKEWLAGKPEHVDFRRTPAVFRKNWIPHAQAYYAAETLGVLEQFHSPLFKALHDDKRQIFTPAEVVDFVAEQGVDRKAFIEAYNSFAVKSKVKQAIVMTQRYGITGVPSVVINGKYRTSGSIADGFPGMIDVMNVLIEEEHKDLRTRHARSEPTRAAN; encoded by the coding sequence ATGATCAGAAGCGCCCTTTCCCTGTTGATCCTCCTGTGGTCCGTCAACGGCGCCGTCGCCCAGGAGTCTGCGCCACCGGATGGGGACCCGTTGTTCGACATCGCCGGCCAGTACGCCGCGGTGGAACCGCCCCAGCCCACGGCTGACCCGGCCCGGGTGGAGGTGGTGGAACTCTTCTGGTATGGCTGCCCCCACTGCTACACCTTCGAGCCCCATCTGAAGGAATGGCTGGCCGGCAAGCCCGAGCACGTGGATTTCCGCCGCACCCCGGCGGTGTTCCGCAAGAACTGGATCCCCCACGCCCAGGCCTACTACGCCGCCGAGACCCTGGGGGTGCTGGAGCAGTTCCACAGTCCGCTGTTCAAGGCCCTTCACGACGACAAGCGCCAGATATTCACGCCGGCCGAAGTGGTGGACTTCGTGGCCGAGCAGGGCGTCGATCGGAAGGCCTTCATCGAGGCCTACAACTCCTTCGCCGTGAAGAGCAAGGTCAAGCAGGCCATCGTCATGACCCAGCGCTACGGCATCACCGGCGTACCCTCGGTGGTGATCAACGGCAAGTACCGCACCTCGGGCTCCATCGCCGACGGCTTCCCGGGCATGATCGATGTCATGAACGTGCTGATCGAAGAGGAACACAAGGATCTCCGTACCCGGCACGCCCGAAGTGAGCCCACCCGAGCCGCCAACTGA
- a CDS encoding cytochrome c — translation MKKIILASVACALIGTFGTVQAGDAAAGKAKSATCAGCHGPDGNSPTPMYPKIAGQHAQYLVKAIKAYKSGERSDPTMKAMTAALSDADIENLAAYYASQSCK, via the coding sequence ATGAAAAAAATCATCCTCGCCTCTGTCGCCTGTGCCCTGATTGGCACCTTCGGAACCGTCCAGGCCGGAGATGCCGCCGCCGGCAAGGCCAAATCCGCCACCTGCGCCGGATGCCATGGCCCCGACGGCAACAGCCCGACCCCCATGTATCCCAAGATCGCCGGCCAGCACGCCCAGTACCTGGTGAAGGCCATCAAGGCCTACAAGAGCGGCGAGCGCAGCGACCCCACCATGAAGGCCATGACCGCGGCCCTGTCCGACGCCGATATCGAGAATCTCGCCGCCTACTACGCAAGCCAGTCCTGCAAGTAA
- a CDS encoding c-type cytochrome encodes MKITTPLLSLALLLAPVLAVQAAGDPEAGKAKSASCAGCHGPDGNSPSAEFPRIAGQGAAYLEKQLKDYKEGRRENAIMLGMVAGLSPEDMADLAAYFAAQTATASPTDQGLALTGKDLHWGGDAHKGIAACMACHGPNAKGNPMARFPMLMGQHAAYTEKTLKAFRAGERHNDPNEMMRRVAAKLSDKDIAAVAAYYSGAGADAPAPASGSERGAGEDQAAAPPPTQQAATQEPQVASKSGDQVIKTACAACHATGAAGAPKLGDTAAWEPRAAKGLDTLLHNSINGIGAMPPRGGHMNLSDDELRKAVVVMLERAGLTP; translated from the coding sequence ATGAAGATCACGACACCTCTGCTGTCCCTCGCCCTGCTGCTCGCCCCCGTCCTGGCCGTCCAGGCGGCGGGTGACCCGGAAGCCGGCAAGGCCAAATCCGCCTCCTGTGCCGGCTGTCACGGCCCCGACGGCAACAGCCCCTCGGCCGAGTTCCCGAGGATCGCGGGCCAGGGGGCGGCCTATCTCGAGAAACAGCTCAAGGACTACAAGGAGGGCCGGCGGGAGAATGCCATCATGCTCGGCATGGTGGCCGGCCTGTCCCCCGAGGACATGGCCGACCTGGCGGCCTACTTCGCCGCCCAGACGGCCACCGCCAGCCCCACCGACCAGGGACTCGCCCTCACGGGTAAGGATCTGCACTGGGGTGGCGATGCCCACAAGGGCATCGCCGCCTGCATGGCCTGCCATGGCCCCAATGCCAAGGGCAATCCCATGGCGAGGTTTCCCATGCTGATGGGCCAGCACGCAGCCTACACCGAGAAGACCCTGAAGGCGTTCCGCGCCGGCGAGCGGCATAACGACCCCAACGAGATGATGCGCCGGGTGGCCGCCAAGCTGTCCGACAAGGACATCGCCGCCGTCGCCGCCTACTACAGCGGCGCCGGTGCCGATGCGCCGGCGCCGGCGTCCGGCTCCGAACGAGGTGCTGGCGAGGACCAGGCCGCTGCCCCGCCCCCCACGCAACAGGCCGCGACGCAAGAGCCGCAGGTCGCCTCCAAATCCGGCGACCAGGTGATCAAGACTGCCTGTGCGGCCTGCCACGCCACGGGTGCCGCGGGTGCCCCCAAGCTCGGCGACACCGCGGCCTGGGAGCCGCGGGCCGCGAAGGGACTGGACACCCTGCTTCACAACTCCATCAACGGCATCGGCGCCATGCCGCCCCGCGGCGGCCACATGAACCTCAGTGACGACGAGTTGCGCAAGGCCGTAGTGGTAATGCTGGAACGGGCGGGCCTCACCCCCTGA
- the yihA gene encoding ribosome biogenesis GTP-binding protein YihA/YsxC encodes MSFAFEKAEFIAGARAPAQFPPDLGREVAFAGRSNAGKSSVLNALTRRQALARTSKQPGRTRELNFFGVTEDARLVDLPGYGFARVPAAIQRQWEHTLRRYLAERVSLAGLVVVMDIRHPFRDLDLHLLEWAEAAGLPVHLLLTKADKLGRGQQNEALMAARARCGEMASEVSVQLFSALKKQGVEALRERVSGWLGEGR; translated from the coding sequence ATGTCCTTCGCCTTCGAGAAGGCCGAATTCATCGCCGGCGCACGGGCCCCGGCCCAGTTTCCTCCAGACCTCGGGCGGGAGGTGGCCTTCGCCGGCCGCTCCAACGCCGGCAAGTCCAGTGTGCTCAATGCCCTGACACGGCGCCAGGCCCTGGCGCGCACCAGCAAGCAGCCAGGCCGCACCCGCGAACTCAACTTTTTCGGTGTTACGGAGGACGCACGGCTGGTGGATCTCCCCGGCTATGGCTTCGCCAGGGTGCCGGCCGCCATCCAGCGCCAGTGGGAACACACCCTGCGGCGCTACCTGGCCGAGCGTGTCTCGCTGGCGGGTCTGGTGGTGGTGATGGATATCCGCCATCCCTTCCGGGACCTCGACCTCCATCTCCTGGAGTGGGCCGAGGCGGCCGGGTTGCCGGTGCATCTGCTCCTCACCAAGGCGGACAAGCTGGGTCGCGGCCAGCAGAACGAGGCCTTGATGGCGGCCCGGGCGCGCTGCGGGGAGATGGCGTCCGAGGTCAGCGTGCAGCTTTTCTCGGCCTTGAAGAAACAGGGCGTGGAGGCGCTGCGGGAGCGGGTATCGGGATGGCTTGGCGAGGGACGGTGA